The genomic region GTCCCGCAATGGGCTATCTTATCGTGGTGCGCACGCAGTAAAGTTAATCATAGAGTCAGGTACAACAAATTTTACTTcgctattaattttcttataaactaATCCTTCTATTAACTGAAATTTGTCGTTGTCCGCAAACTCTAATTCTCTACTTATTTCTAGTATTCTGGGATCTGCCAACTGTCTAAATTCGAGCTCTCTTTCTAATGGGAGAGCATTTACATACGCTGTGCTGTGACTCAGTGCATCTACGTGGCACATCTGTTTCCCTGCTCGATGCGCAATACTGAAATAGTAGTTCTGCAGGGTGAGTGTCCACCTTGCTATTCTGGGATTTAAATTCGCATGATTTACTGCATGCACTAATGCATTACAATCAGTAACAATTTTGAATTGTATtccatacaaatataaatgaaatcgCTCTACCGTTTTTACAATTGCCAACATTTCTAATTCGAACGAATGATACTTTGTTTCAGCCTCATTCGTAGTCTGACTAAAATAGTCACTGGAGCCcatttattattcttctgTTTCTTTAAAAGTATCGCTCCGAGGCCTAAACTACACGCGTCGGTGTGCAGTTCCGTTTCCGCCGCCGGATTATACAACTTAAGCACTGGGGCAGTGGtaagttctttttttaacaattcgaACGCTtctacagggtgtccccgaattggcggatcaactctcgtgggtagatagagcgtgctaaattgaagaaaaaaatcttatatcattttgctaaattcgcaataattaatgagatataaattaataaagatcggccaatccgtgccaggataagcgcgcggcgcgaagaaacctcctacttgttacttgatactaagcgcgcggcgagacagtAGGCGGAGCGCTGTACAACGGacgtacaaagggcgtactGAAAGAGATACGTACAGTGCGTTCTGCGTTTATGTCTTGCCGCGcgtctagtatcaagtaacaactgagaggtttcttcgcgccgcgcgcttatactggcacggattggccgatctttattaatttatatctcattaattattgcgaatttagcaaaatgatataagatttttttcttcagtttaacacgctctatctacccacgagagttgatccgccaattcggggacacactgtatacaatttttatcaaaactgAATTCCACTgttttctttaacaaattttgCAATGGTCTGGCTTTCAGCGCGTAATCTTTAATGAACTTTCTGAAATATATCGCCAAGCCTAAAAATCGCTGAATTTCCAATACATTTCTCggttgtttaaaatttttgatcgCTTCTGTGTGTCTTTGACTTAGAGTTATCCCGTTTTCAGAAATTGTGTATCCCAAAAACTCTATCGTATTTCTCAGGAATTGACATTTAcggtaatttaatttgaatctGTATTATTTCAGAATAGAGAGCACTTCTCTCTaggatttcaaaattttgctCGACCGTTTCCGTTGGAATTAATACATCGTCCATATAAACTACGATTTTATCCTGCCGTATTAATGGGTTGAGAATTTGtttcaatcttttttgaaattcGGCTGGTGCTTCTGAATAGCCAAAGGGTAAGTACTTGTATTCATATTGCCCATTGGGCGTcgcgaatgaaaaatatttggttGAACCGCTATGAACTTTAATCTGATGGAAGCTATCTTTTAAGTCaagtaatgtaaatattttcttattaccTAATTGCAACAagcaatctttaattaaaggaaaaaggtatttttgtttctcgattctattatttaaattcacaaATCAGCACAGAGCCTAATTtgactatttttcttttttatactcGCGCAATAAGGAGAAACGCTTGGCTGAATTATTCCTTGCTGTAACAAATCGTCGATTTTTCGAATCTTGACGCGCTCGATATACGCAAAACGTCGTGgtgcatatgcatatatagaaGGATCTTGAAGGTGAACCTGTACTGTATACTCATCTTCCAccggtaaaatatttttattctctatttcaaataataattctttaagtTGTTTTTTGACCTTATCATTGTAATCAATTTCAACCGTCTCTATTATTTGTTCCAGGTTGTTTGTtagattattttcaatacaatACGGCAAACATGTAAACAAGTTGACCTTCTCACCTTCACCCGCCGGTTTATACACCaaagtaagtttttttttatttaaaaaatcgcgaCCAAGTATCAAGTcactttcaaaattattttcttttaatatatataaattaacggaaaatttcgaatttttcaaGCAATTCAACGCGACTTCAACTATCACAATGCCTATTATGTTTAGCGAACTATCGctcaaattttttagttttctttttcgatGGTGTACTGGTCAAAAGTTTCCTTGCCTTGGATCCACTTTCTGGCCTCGACCTTCTGCATGGCTTTGTAGAATGGAACCTTCCTCTCGAACATTCTCGTCAGCTCCTGGCGAAGTCCTATCCAAGACTCCACTGCTGCTTCTGTCTGGACCTCATACCACCGTCGAGCCGATTTCACAGTCGACTGGAAGCTGCCAGAAGTGTCACTCCGTTAGTGGCCCCATGGATTATTGACACCTCTACCCTCTTGATCCAGATAATGACATTTTCGTCTTCGGTTTCTCCGAATTCCGGGATTTGAGTTGTTAACCAATTAATCATGTTTCCAGGTAGTAGCCCATCCTGCCTGGATTGACCTTGGGAAGATCCGGTCGCAGAAGAATTTGCCTCTATCCGATCCGTCGCCGGTCCAGCATTTCTCGCCGCCGAAACGGGAACCTCCTCCGCCCTCACTACTGGAACTTCATCTCGCCTTGCACTCAAGACCTGGATCAACTGCGCAAATTGATCTTGCTGCTGTTGAAGGAACTGCTGGTATTGCCGAGCTCCTCCTGTTGCCGTCTTAAAAATTGTTGCTGCTGCTCCTGCATCTCCAAGTAGTGCCAATTCAGGTCAGCCGTCACCAAAGTAAGTGCCTGCCGCACCCTCAGCATGGTCACCGGACCATCCTCGTTGTCCTCTGCTGAAACCGATCCTTGCGTCTCGACATCGTCCTGCTCCGGAACCAAATCCGTTCCAAGTAAGTCCGCCACCGGACCATGTTGCTCCAAATGCGAAATTATTACATCGAGTAACTTTTCTCTGTCTCATTTAATTCTCCAATCcaaatttattcgaaatcgTTGAGCTTCTTGCTTCAATTCCCTCAACAATGTATCTAATCGTGTCCTATGTTCTTTCATATTCTTCCAGATGTAACGggcaaattttgaaactaaactCAAAATAATCGCAGAGGTCACGAGCCACCCAAGGAACACGAGTCGAATCCCACTTCTAACGTTGTAAAGCCCTAGAATATTCGCTGCTACGAGGACTTTTTTTGGAACACGAGTGTGAAGATCAGGAAACGATGTACTTggatttaaaatgaaataaaagaaaatctctttatttaaacaaaattgatcTACGAAAAACTCTCAGGCTAAACCGTTTATTGCCGCCTTTCTCGAAAGAGAGTCGACGATCTCGATCGATCCAATAATTATACTCTCGCTTTTCCCTTTCCTTTATGCTTACCtggtatatttgaaataaggCATGCGCTCATGGTTTCGGTTGCGCGCGTCGCTATTACATAAAATGACACGTATGACGTCGCCATTTGGTGCCTTACAATTTCGTGTTCGGTTTTGTGTAGCTCGCGAAAGTATTCCGCTAACTCCTATCTCCGTGGCCCCATTGATCGAATCCGTAGAAGAGCATCGCGggcgtattttttattgccgTGTTGTGGGTATTATTCATCACGTATTGTATGTTTTCGATATGATCGTTCCACGTCTCTAGATCAGTAATCACGCGCTTGAAGgtgtttttcaaaaatctatttattctCTCCACGAGACCATTTGCCCAAGGTGAGGCCACCGCGTCCTTGCGATGGTAGATCCTATATTTTTTCACGAAATTTTGAAAGTCACCGGAGGTAAAAGCGGTTCCTCGATCCGACACGATTTCTTTTGGGAAACCGAAACAGTTAAACATGAAGCCGAGGTTATCGAGGActttttttgttgaagttgtttttgttgaaaataatcaaGTAAATCTTGTAAAGGCATCCACGATCGCGAAAATATGTTTGTACCCTTTTTTCGTTGATGGCAACGGCCCGAAATGATCAACATGTAGGACTTGAAGTGGTTTGGATGGTGGTTTTGCGTCCTGTATTTGCCCTTCGTTACTGCGGGTCGACGTGTTTGTCATAAGGCAAGTTACGCAATTATCGACATAATCTTTTATTCGTTTTCTCATCGATGGAAACCAATACGTTTTATGTATACTTTGAAAGGTTTTCTCTGCGCCATAATGGGCGAGTTCGTCGTAGTGAATCCTGATGATGTTATTAATCATCGTGTCGGGAATCGCGGCCTATCCGGtccttttttataaactagactgttgtataaaataaatttatttcgtcCCTATATTCTAAATCTTTGGCAATTTGTTGTAGTTTATAGTCTTGTAATTGTTGATACTCTAGTTCTTGTTCTAACggtaatttgttaattaatgccacTTGCCGGCTTAGGGCATCTACATGCGACATTTTTTGCCCCGAACGGTACGCTACTTTAAACCTGTAATTCTGCAGTAGCAGCGTCCAGCCCGCGATACGCGGGTTAATATTGGCTTTATTTACAGCGTGGACTAACGCGTTGCAGTCTGTGATTACCGTGAAATTTATcccataaaaataaatatggaatCTTTCAATTGCTCGTACTATCGCCAACATTTCCAATTCGAACGTGTGATAATTTTTCTCGGCCTTATTTGTAAGTTGGCTATGAAAAAGGCGTACGGTATagcgaaataaaatcaattaattttgaattaatataaagaaaatataataaactttatttaatcaaCTAAATTACAAAGAGTTCTCAACCGAATACTAATTTTCCCGAACTATTCTCTGAACCAAGAAAGACTCCCGAAATCTGACAACTGTCCCTGATCTCTTCTCGATGGACTTCTTCTTCTTAATTGAATGGCATTGGCTCCAGTCGAACCATGTTGCCAAAGAACATCCAATTCTTTTAAATGGTCGGCCAATCATGGACAAATCGATGTGGTTATAAGGATCGGtcataatctataattttatgtcaTGTGCTTTGAGGAAGGACAAAATGGGACCCAGGACTTTCATTGATGAGTTTTTTAAGATAGCAGAAACATTAAAAGGGAAAGGCGAGAAGAGGGAGCCACGTAAGGAGGATATCAAAGGGACGCGATGTGTCCGGTACATCGGACAATACCACAAAACATGGTCAATGTTTTGATCAGAGTAGCCGCAGTCACATGACGGAGACAGAATGATCCTGCAGCGATGGAGGCTGGAGTTGAGATTATAATGACCAGAGCGCAGTCGGCTGGTTAAAGTCACCGTCGATTTCCCAAAATCCCCACCCAGGAACCAAGGTCTGAGAGGGAAGAACGCAAATTCCTGGAAGTAGTCGGATCCCGCAGAACGAGATCGCTCGATCAAAAAATTACGCGTAAGAGCAACTAAGTTTTCACGAAGGTGTGAATATAAGTCAGAGTGGGGAGGAAAGTAATCTAGTAAAAGGCCCTCCCCTATTGCTCTTTTGGCCAGACTGTCGGCCGTCTCGTTCCCCGGGATCCCAATATGAGCGGGAATTCAGATCAGGTCAATCTCAATGCCCTGCAAAGAGGCGGATTTCAGTTTGTTTTTCAGAGTCAGGATAAGATAGTGTTACGATAAGTTTTTCtagaagaaattttgttcTGTCTGAAGGAGGGCTCCTTCCCCAAAGTCTGGAAGTTAGCAAAGCTGATGATGATTCCTAAGGGTGGAGAATCCAATGATGGTGTCCCAAAGACACGCCCAATTTGTCTCTTAAACAATATTGGCAAGATGTTTGAGAGAATCATAATGGGAAGACTTCGCGAAGTTATGAAGAACAACTCGTTTACGGCTTTATCATCTCGACAGTTTTGTTTCTGCGAGGGCAAGTTAATTATAGACGCCTTGCAATTTATGAAGAGTACGGTAGAAGCAGCCCTTGAAAGAGGTGAATTTGCGATATCGGTTAGCTTAGATGTAAAGAACGCGTTCAACACTATACCGTGGTCAGTCATCAATGCAGCTATGGTCCGGAAGCGCTTTCCCGTTTATCTTAGGCGCATTATTGCTGGTTATTTATCGGAACGTAACATCGAGTTTTTCACTGAGAGGGGAGTCCAGACGTTGCGTATGGAAGCGGGTGTTCCACAGGGTTCTGTCCTTGGACCGATTCTGTGGAACATCGGCTATAACTCAGTGCTTGAATGCAGCAGTAGAGATGAGGACCCTGAAGACGGATGCACGGTGATTTGTTTTGCGGACGACACCTTGATCTTGGCGGTGGGTGAGACTGTCGAGGAGGTAATTGAGAGGGCAAACGGTAGGACGGACAATATCCTGGGAAAGATTTGCGGGCTCACGGTCGCAACGGAGAAGACAAAGGTGGTCCTCTTCTATCCAAGAGGTAAACAACCTGGAATGGACTTTATTAGGGTTGGTCAAGATAGGATTAGGTTGACCAAATCCATCAAGTATCTGGGCatcatgattaataataaacttggCTTTGGTGAACACTTCGAATATGTCGAAAATAAAGTTTCGAGGGTTACACGAGCATTAGGTAAGCTGATGCCCAACTTAAGGGGTCCCAGTGAAGGGAAGAGGAGGTTACATGCTAGTGTCATCGCCTCCATTATAATGTATGGAGCACCTATTTGGTGGGAGCCCCTTTCCAAAAATAAAAGGTCCTTGCGTAGGCTGACCCGAATTTGGCGTTCCGTTGCCATTCGCATCATAGCTAGTTACAGAACCATTTCCTTGGATGTCTCGTGATTATTGGCTAGAGTTTCTTCACTGATTCATGTAGCCGAGTCTAGGAGGAATGTGTATTTTAGAGTCAGACATCTTCGCGACTCGAAGTTGACCAATGACCGATCAGTTAGGGCGGTTCGCGTGGAGGAAGAGGATGGTAAGAGAGCGATGACTCACCGAGTTGAATCGGCCAAATGTACCTGGCAGGCACGTCATCGAAGCGATTATTCCAAGATTTGAGGAATGGCTAGATAGGTCTCATGGTCGCATGACATACAGGCTGACCCAAATTTTGACAGGTCACGGATGCTTTGCGGTCTTTCTGCATCGCATTCAAAAATCTACTACTTTCAACTACTTTGAATGTAACCGAGACATACGAGATGATGAGGTCCACACCCTGGGACACTGTCCCGCGTGGAACGTAAATCAAGATTTACTTCGGGGCGCAATTGGTGACAATCTTGAACTGGAGACGGTCATCGGCACTATGCTTTTCAGCCAGAAGAAATGGGATGCTGTGTCTAGATTTGCGGAAGCAGTCATTCTTACCAAGGAGGAGGCGGAACGGCAGCGCGAGGGACTAGCCGACTCCGTCGGAGCTGCGGGGCCGTCTGCATCAAGTCAATGGACCCAGAGGACACCTTAGATGGCGTCAGTTAGTCAAAACACGAGGGACAACTTTAGCGAATACAACTGATGTCGGACTATAACAACAACCAATAGACGGATGCCGGATGGCATGGATCCGTCCGAACGTGGTTGTGTGCTTTTGCGTTTTCACGTTTCGGACTTATGGAAAAAATTGCAGGACTTACCTGCAGTGGGCGGGTCTCAATACCCGCCCACGGGGAAAGaggttttagtaaaaaaaaaagaagaaattttgttaataatgctTAATGAGTCTGAGAATATTGCTACTTTTTTATGTCGTTCTGGAAGATGTAGTCCACTGCCATTATTATGGCCAAACATTCGGCGGAAAAAATGGAGAAATTCCCGTTAGCTCTATACAGCTCGCTGACATCCAAAGAAGGGGAATAAAAGGCCAGACCGACGAAGCGAGAATCTTCCCTTTTCGAGGCGTctgtaaaaaatgtgttatccGAATCAAAACGGGAATAAATAAGGCGGAACGCCAACGAAAGCGAGGGAGATCCAGCCATTCTGTCAACCTCCCATGAGGGGGTAATCTGTGTCTGCGGGAAGAGAAACAGTGTAtcataagtaaataaaaaaattggtatGTTAGAAAACGAGGCAACTGAGTCGCCAAGATGTCTGACGGAGACAAAGACCCTATAGAATAGAAATCTTTCAAAGAGACAGAAGCGGTTGTTGTTTGCAGAGATCGTAGCCCGCAGATTCCGGAGCCCGTCCACCAATAGGCTGGAAGCGAGAGCCAGGGATTTAAGGATAAACTTGGAAGTCAAGTAGGTTAGTCGAAGTTTCAGAGGGCAGGTGCCCGTTTCAGCATAAAGTATATTGATGGGTGTCGTGCTTCTCACACCGATGCAATATCGAAGAGCTCTGCGCTGAGCCACCTCCAGGCTTTCCATCAGTTTT from Anoplolepis gracilipes chromosome 6, ASM4749672v1, whole genome shotgun sequence harbors:
- the LOC140667037 gene encoding uncharacterized protein → MEPSSRTFSSAPGEVLSKTPLLLLSGPHTTVEPISQSTGSCQKCHSVVAHPAWIDLGKIRSQKNLPLSDPSPVQHFSPPKREPPPPSLLELHLALHSRPGSTAQIDLAAVEGTAGIAELLLLPS